The Henningerozyma blattae CBS 6284 chromosome 6, complete genome genomic interval TATGTTTCCCACCACGCGTTACCCTGCCACAGTCCCCTAACTGTTTTTCGTCTCGCGCTAACATTCCAGGCGGCGTTTGCCATACATCTacacatacatacatacatacatacatacatatatatatatatatatatacacaaCAAAAACACAAATAACAAACATATAACAGCCGTTCTTCTGTGGTCTTTGCCTTGCTGCCCTCTGTTTTTCTCAGACATCGTGTTCTCTCGTAGTAACCTCATCTCACAACTTCAAGCTCCATGAGCAGTAGTAGCCGCCCTCACTCCCACTCCCACGCTGCCTCGTCTCCCTCCAACCGTCCTCTGCAGCTTGCAGTTCTTGGCGCCTCTGGTGTAGGCAAAAGCACTCTTGTCTCTCGAGTCACCGTCCACCATGCCCCCACTGCCCACCACCCAACAACCCAGCACAGCAGTTGGTTGGCCCACTACGAACCACACAGTCCCCTGGCTCGCACTCTACTGGACCCACAGCCACAAAGACGTCTGTGTCTCCGAACTCCAAGCAGTATCTGTCCAGACCCACTTTTCGCATCACCTTGTCTGGGCTTGACCCTGCTGGGACCATTGGTCTATTCTGCCTTTCTAGACGAATATACAGAGGCATCGTCTCAATTGCAATTGCAGTTGCAACCACAAGTACCTTCACTGTCACTATCGCAAACGCAAACGCGGGCACAGGCACATAACTCTCTTATACAGACACGTCAGTCGTCCATAAGATCGGGATCCCACATGCGACTGCCGATGAGGTCAGATTACACTCTGCCTGCAAACTACATCCCACCACACTTCCATCCGATCACACTAGATATCATTGACACAAAACCATACGACCCGGCTAGCGTGGTCCCCTTTTTAGAGGTCAGCTTGTTTAGTAGGAACCTGGGCAAGAATGTGCTGCACAACTTGGCAGATTCTCCGCGACATCCTGTCTCAACGTCGGCGCTTCTGGTGGCATCTGGTGCTTCCGAGCTGAATGCCAATATCGATGGATATCTGCTGGTGTATAGTGCAGTGCCCGAGTTGAATAGACGCTCACAGCCACCAGCGTATGgcaattcaaattctaacGAGATGCAGGGCGAGGGTGCTCATGACGACGACGGAGGACTTGCTACCGTACGGGACGTCCGAGATGCCATCATCGAAGCTTGGACAGAGTATCGTGATTACAAAGCTCGGTGGGTCAAAGGCCAAGAATCAGACGTCTATTCTCTTGCTCATTCTTGGAAAACAATCTGGCATACCCCTTCGCAAGAACTGgccaaagaaaaaacacGCCACGATCTACGAACGTTCCAAACCTCTCTGCAACCATTGGATTTGAACCCTCGCTCGCCAGAGTCACCACCGCCAATGATCGTGGTTTGTACGCATGCAACTTCTCCAAGAGCCTCCGACGCCTTAATACAGCGCGGCTTACAATTGGCCAACTCTTGGGATTGTAGTTTTGTGGCTTTGGATAGtatagataatttaaatgtaGATGTAGCGTTTAGTCTATTGATTAGAGAAATCGTAGAAAAGCAAATCCTACAACGGAATACATAGTACAACTATACACGTTTTATAGAGGGGCTGTTGACACACCGCAGTACAATACTGCCATCGTCATACCCAATGATCATCCAATCCTTGGATGCAAATTTATCGATACGCATTGTTTCAGTGATCCGGTGGTGTTCACCATGTTCGTATTCAAACCTATCAAGACCCACAATACTTGAGATCTTGGTGTTTCGTTCAAACTTCCTCGACTTGTCTTGTCCGTTACTACTCACACTCACCACAAGATTACTACGCTGTTTGGCACTTGCATTCACTTTACCACTTTTTTTGCTAATCACTATACTCTCCCCCTTCCAGCTACCAACAAGTATATACTCTTGTAAAACACTCAATTGACCAAGTCTACCCCCCCGGTTCACCTCGATCGACCTTGTAGTTCCCTCCATTAcatcaaattttttcacCGCATTCCCCGTGGATACACCATACAAACAATCTTCTCCCTCGTCCAAGCACATATCTAATACAGGCTCTGGGGAAAACCCTTGATTCACATAAACTACCGTGCCACTATCTTGTCCCGCTGCCTTCGGCAAACCAAACCCAGCTATTATCCCACTTTCTGTCCCACAATAAACTACTCCCTTGTTATTATCCAATACAaacttcattattatccCACTCTTGTTTAAATCGTTTAATTGTAAAGCATATCCATTCTCTTGCAACTTCTCATACACATTCACATTATGACAAACCCTTTGCAACCGATTCCCTCCTTCCCCTTCACCCAATCTCACCCGATACACATCGAAATTCTCAGATTCTTGTGTATTACAACACACCAACATATATTCATTTCCCCCATTGTCTTGCAATTTTCCCATTTGGAAATTGGCAAAATTTAACGTGTTCACAGGGATACTCCACACTTCTTGCATCTCCTCCTCTTGCCCGACTCTCAATATCCTCAACATATAATCCTTACACAACACTCCAATAAGTCTATCGTCTATTTGTTCAATACTCATTATATTCACCCTTTTGCCAATATCATATCGTGTTACGGGCCTTCTAGTGATAAGATTCCATATCACTACTTTACCCTCTGTATCCCCAGATATCAACCGGGGGACTTTTTCTTGTACTAATCGAAGGATACATAATGACGTCACACTCGTTTTATGGTATCGTAATGTGAAGTTCATACTTGTACGATTAATGGTACGAATGATATGCAACAACCTTTataatgtatttttttaaatcaattcgCGTTTTTTTATCACTTTACTCGTTTCGTTTCCGATGCGATGAGCATGCCTTTTCTTACTACATATGCACAAACACATACAAGTTTTTATTACAATGATAGATGAAGAGTGGTAGTGACAATAATAGGCTCCACCAACGCTACAAAGTCTTGAAAAACTTATTGTTTCGTAGATTGAACAATGGCCCATAAATACATTGTTCAAGTTGTTTTTTTGACACTTCCGAGGATGAAAAATCTTTGtatatttcatatattttatatattttatatattgtatATTCTTTTCACTCCTACTCAAAAGGATAGGAGGTTTCTATATTTGATAactatttattaaagtaGAAATATTCTTTACAGTATGACTGAAAATAGCACTTCTACAGAAGATTGTAATGTCGTACAAAACTCTTCCTCATTAATCTATTCCTTCCGATCTGAGAGATGGTAAATTTTGCTCTAACAAGAGTCTCAGGTATTTATAGCCGGCTACGATTCTGATCATAGGGGGTATAGAATCGATCAGCCAGAAAGTGGAGAAATTTTCGTCTCAAATCAGATCGTATTTGATGAAAAAGCGTTTCCGCAAGAAACAACTTCAGTTGTTGAACTGTCACAAAAATTCGCTACTAATGCCTTAGGGGGTATTCCTTTATATCCTAACCAAGGTTCATCTATTAGTGTATATAGTTAATCCAATAGTCTCCTCTAACAACAATGAGAACACTTCTTTAACAACATTTTCCAACGacaatgataataattctttaacaGTCGACACTCAAGgccaattattaaatgatgaaatgAATATAGATGTAGCTGAAAATATTAGCCAAGAAGCTCCTAATCTGTTACAATATGAATAGATGCTGAGGATGCAAAGCGCAGTAATTAATGTGCATAATGAAAGTGAGCATATGAACTCCTCATTTCATGAATCAGTTAAACAACTGGTACTCAGAGTGGATAATGCTCTTAGAACCATATGTAAGACTTCTTCCTTCTTATTGGTATCAATTCctgaaattattgaaggTCGAAAGGATGTCACCCCATTACCCAAACCGCATTTGAATACTGTTGGTATTATGGATGTACCAAAGTTAGGCTCAGATTAGTCCTCTAAACGTCAACGTGTTTCTACTACTGTGGTGAACTCAGATCACTTAGTGACTCAACTCTCATCACTAAACCATGATTCCTATGACTCACTTCAAATACCAGCCGGTTTATTAGACAATGATACTGTGATGAGTATGACGGTTAGAGACTTACATCGTAGGTATAAAGATTTGGCACAAATGACCGTTATTCCTAATGGTGTCAGGGTGGGGCAGGGTGCAGCAACACTAGTGCTCCTACTCCTCAAATTACGCTTCCTTCCTCCTATGCGGTGGATGCCAATAGTTCCGATTACACAAATATTAGATTAATTGGCCCAGTTGATTCCAATGATTCCCCATATTTATCCTCTACCAGTTCTACAAGATATTATGCTAAAGAATATCCAGGCAAAACTAAGATTAATAAACATTGGGCATTGACTGTTAGGACAAGTGCAATTATTGCAACTGCAGCTACTCAAAATACTTATTTGCAAGTTATGAAATCATCTGATTCTGAAAAATGGTTGGCTGCGTGTGAAAAAGAGCTCGAGTCATTCAATGCTCTGGACGTATACAATCTGGTTCCATTACCAGAAGGTAGACAATGCTTAGGTAGTCGCTGGGTTTTCACGATGAAAGACGATGGTCGTTATAAGTCTCGATTAGTTGCCCAAGAGTATAAGCAAAAGATAGGTATTGACTACTACGAAACGTTTGCTCCTGTTGTACGTTATGCTTCAGTTCGTCTATTTCTGGCAATCGCTGATCAGTTTTCCCTCTCTGTACATAAAATGGATGCCGATACTGCTTTCCTGAAAAGTGAAATAGATGGAGATGTATATATCAAACAGCCTCAAGGTTTCGTTGATCCTACACATCCTGAATATGTGCGGAAACTGAAAAAGGGTATGTATGGTCTGAAACAAGCTCCACTATTATGGAACAGACATATTCATCATACTCTTACCGAACTTGGATTCCAAAGACATGCTATTGAGCATTGCTTCTACTTCAGATATTCTACTACTGGTCTAATTTTGATTGCACTCTACGTAGATGATTTATTGATTGCAGCTCCTGATAATGATTCCCTTGATATAGTCAAATGTActctaaaaatttattactcAATGAAAGATTTAGGGCCAGTAAACAATTTTCTGGGAATAAATGTAAATCAGCCATCTGATCATTCTGTTTCTATTTCCATGGAGGACTATATTACCAAAGCAGCTACCACTATATTTCCTGCTGGAGTCAAGCCTAGTCACATTCCACTATCACCTACAGCTCAATACTTTGATCCAACATCTCCTGCCGTGGATTCAATCACCGAATATCAAACAATCATTGGCCAATTGTTATTTGTAGCCAATGCTGGTCGTCCAGATGTTTCGTTTGCTGTATCCTTTCTTTCTCGATTTCTGAAAGATCCCCGTGTTGTTCACCTGGATGCTgcttattaaaatttgagGTATCTTTACACCATTAAATCGATGAAAATTGGGTATGATAAACCATAATACGCCAGGAGGTAAGCCATCTATTTAGCGGACGGACCAAATGCATTGGTATGAGAGAAAATTCACACAATATCTTTGTTATCTACAGAATCAGAACACACTGTAACTTCAAATGAAGCATTAAAAATCCTGTGGCATTTACTGGAATATATGGATATTCCGGTTAATaatgcattattattattggacAACAAGCCAGCGAGCAAGCTAGACTCACATCCAGTCCTCCAttctaaaataaaacatacTGAAGTCCTGTATTGCAAGACTTTTAATGTTGTCGATGATAAACTGTTCGAGCTTCAGCGTGTGTTGAATGAGAATCAAGCGGCTAACATTTTAAGTAAACCTTTAGCTGGAGAAgttttattgaatattgCACCCTAGTCAAAGGGGGGCACAGAGATATTCTGAGGAGAAGCCCAAcctctttatttttttttttttttggtataTGTGTATAATTTTAGTACgttgatttttatttgttttatgaaaaataatattattttgtctCATCTCTTGTGAATTTAGTATGCGGTGTGATCTGaaaattgttgaaatttgaaCTAGGTAAGCCATcaaaaagagaaaattaaaagaactTCAAAGAAATTTATAGGGTATGAATAATTTGGTACAGTTACCGCTGTTTGTATTCTGTAAACGGAAAGTATTTGCAGAAAGCGACAAATACTTCgaacaaatatatatataaatactaAACATGATTTCTATCATTCAGCAAATAATTGTTGTCccttaatatttgaaatatataacTGTACGGCGTTTAATCTTTTGTAGTGATATTATTTCCAGTTAAAATttagagaataattctgtTTAAAAGATGATTATAAGCATAGAAACTTTTTCCCTTTTGAGTAGGAATAAAAAGTATGTAAAAAtatgtaaaataaaaaaattatatgtCAATTACAtatttggtaatttatacATTTTGATTTGAACAAGAAGAACTATTTCATCGTCGTCTATAGGTGAAACATTTTTTCATCCAATTAACTTGACAATTGATGTGTAGCTCTTACGTTCAGTATCTTCTGTAGTATTTGCATTATGTACTCTAATTAGCAACAatgaattatctaattgGGGCTTATATTAGCAACGTATATTCACGTTATACTATCTCTTATCCTAGAACAGTGTATTTACTACTTCATGTATAAAGaccaaaaatatcaaacaGAATTAACCATTGAACATGATCGATGCACTCATTGTAGGACATGAATGAATCCTAAAGTGTCTGTAGGAAACCCATGACACATGTCAAAGGAAGAACTTCTAGTGGGAATACTTTTCCATCAGAAACAATTTAAGTAGATACAAGATCTATCTATTATTGGGATGATAAATCCTATACTCTCACGATCAGAATAATGCATAATTAATTTGCCAAGACTAGAATTCatgataattcaatttctgTCTACCGCAGGTTTATaaccaatatttttatattatcacTAAACGGCAGCATCAAgtctttaattaaagatacTATATTGTTTCAGTATAACTGTTATCTAAAAGTATATGAGCCAGAATCCAAATGTTTACATAATGAACGCATTAATCACGTTCAAGTCATTACTTCTTCTCTTATGCAGAACATTATATAGCTTAGTATTCTTAAGTTCGTTTATATACACACTTTCTTAAATAGCAAGTCTAATCATGATCAGCCTATGAATATAATACTACCAAGTAATAGATCTAAAAgaaagatatatatttaacttttttgAATGCCATGActctttaaattatttaatgagTTAGAAAATGGGTACTATTTCCGAACTATAAGACTATTATTTACCAAacttgttttaaatttcatcttcaattatttcttaCCTAGCTCATGAGTTTTAGATTCAATTCGAgcatttcttcttttatatattgcTTTGGTGAGTTCTTTATTGACCTCATTCTTGGTATACTACAAACACAAACGtagatttaataaaatcaacTATTAAAGttagataaatatatatgataaaaacaaaatatataatttgtCAAATATACAATTGGTTAAGTGAGTGATGTCGTAAAATGTTGTCATGATGTTAAGAGTGAATTTTCCTTACCTTGTTCATCTATTAATGTAATTATGTATTGAAATTCAGTGGTAAAGGAAAattaagtaaaaaaaaaagtgaatGCGaacgaaaaaaaagattaactAATGATGTGAAGAAACTTAAAtaacaaacaaataaacaaaagaaaaaaagaaccgaattaacaaataaacaaacataaaaaaaaacaaaaatgtCAAATTGaaactgaaaaattattagagcCAGTggtactattattattgctaaCACCAGATCTTGGAATactcttaattttttgtcTTAAAATCATCCcacttttgaaattaattatcCATTCGACGgtatcatcttcatttaaCGTCTTAAATTCCAATCTTTCATCTAAAGTAATTACtgcaaataaattatctaatatacctctttcaatttcaacACAATCCACCACTTTATCTAAATCTAATTCTTTTcgtaatttatcatttcttaatgaatataatttcaaagaatGATTTGTTAATACAGCTTTAACTTTTTTCCATTTAGTTCTATTGAATCTACCTTTCATTAAGATATAGATTAAACTTTGATAAATTTCTGTTTCTGGATTTCTTGGATCATATGTTTCATAGAATTGCTCCTCAGATTTAGATCTTGGCATTCTTGAGCCAATTGTGGAATAACTTAAAACGTCTTtataatcattaatattatttgcaGTGGATACAGATGATAAGACATTTGATGAAGTACTAGTTAAATGATGATCGTTAAGTGTATGTGGATCTGTTCTGTTTGAAgtataatattctttatctGGATCATTTATAGAATTGTAATGCAtaattttatcttcttCACTATTATAAGTATGCTCTTCTTTCTTAGGAGATTCCCGCAGAAGTGGAGATTTTTCGTTTGACTTTTCTATTGACTTGTCTAATGGCTTTTCTGTTAATTTgtctattaatttttccttAGGtttatcttcaattttttttgggcttaatattttcttcaatttacTTTCATCttgatttttcaattcttctttatttggGTCCAAAGATTTAtcctttaatttcttaGGGGAACCATTAGGTATAagttctttatttttatctttgactttcttcttcttctctTGTCTTTCCTGCTTTctcttttctttcaaaaataaagctttttcatcaaatatGATTTCAGGATTATTTGAAacttcttttttatatttaggTATCTTCCAAAATTCATCTAATGATATTTCCCAaccttttaaaattttctcaTCTTTACATTCAAACCAAAACGTATTTTCCTTAgcatatataattattacagACAATTCATGATTGATTCGAAATGAAAGAAACTCAGATCTGGGTATTACGCCTACAGCTTCTCTTTCGTCTTCAGTCTTGTAATAGCTAAATTGGTTCCTTCTCAATACACACCAATAGGTAGTAGGTCCATGCTTCAGCCACCAGAGATGTGGATGTGTATGACtatgatttattatacCATTTGGTTTCAGAAGTAATAGTTGTTGTGCATCTGGTCTGATAATACCTGGAGTAGAAAACCTGCGATGGACTGTTGAATTCGCACTAGGTGTGCTtgcatttaaatttagacCGGGATCTGCAttgatatttgaatttacagtggcatttgcatttgctGTTACATTTGCATTTGAAGTAGTAGACGAATTATAGCCTGCAGTCTTTAATGTGTTGAGTGTGGTGGGtcttttcttcaaatatgaAGAATAAATGACTTCATGGGACCCTAGTTGGTCTTGGTAGGACATTGCACCTACAAATATCTGAAGAGACGGACTCTGTATTATTAGGGATGAGTAAATTTATGGTATCtgtgaaattttttaatttgtctTATGTTGCTTTGATATTAGATATAGAAATaggtatatatatataaaatttgatcTAGTAtaatgtattttattttattattcctTAAGGATTAATTTTTACCTTTTGCAATTTAACtttctatttctttttttttctctctctacatataaaaaaacaagcAAACTTTATGATCTAATGATcttgtataataataatactctTTAATTGCATTCTGACTACCCCTAGACTCAAAATACCGATTCCCCACCTATtactaaatatttcataCCCCCGAATCTGCAATTATTAGCCGTAAATTCCTGCCCCAGATTTTAAGCAGATCGCCAGGGGGTGTCAGCTTGCACGTGCTTATAGCGTGCCTGTAAATGTTTTGTTGCAGTCCGAAAgccaagaaaaaaattaaagccAAACGGAGTTGGAATTGCTGACACCAGGAAAGAATGAGGGTTGGCGTAGGGTTATGGCGTAGGGTTATGGCGTGGGGTTACGATGTAGGGTTACGATGTAGGGTTAGTGTATTAGATTAGTATTAAAAGTATATcttattaataatcttttcttgatttcaataataggttttatttctaatgGAAGTGAAAACAAATACGCATGGTGGATTGGTATTCTTGTCcaataatagaattagCATACCGTATGTCATTGGTATTAATATGAATGATTTTTGaaactttatattttagaaatttgGGGTTAGGAATGCATGAACCTATATATAGCTAAGTTCCGTTTATATATACTAAATTACATATAAGGTACATTCTGTGAATATGGTCCAAATCTTGTTTCAATCGTCTTATGAGTGGGGTGGGGGATGCTCtttgtataatttttttttatttctttttagtCTGTACTTGGTATGCTCTCTCAATGGAACATCATGCTTCCTCTATTGTTGCGATAACTATTTCCAGTATTATTTGTCACTAATAGGTTGGGATTGGTTTCTCATGTATGGACCGTTACCATTAACATTAGGATTCATACTTGAGTTGAAATTTTGAGATGGAATTCTCTGTTGGTTCTGTTGACTTAATGGCCCATCACCAGCAGATAAAGATCTTCTGTTGACACTTGCTTTTCTGACAGATCCAGATCTCTTAACGCCTGGCAGTGTTCCCTGAGAGCCAGTACTTTGAGTATTGGAAACAGGCATTGTACCACCGTAGAAACTTTTTCTCTTGATGGATCCGttgttatttgaattagatgTGGTGGGCGTCAAATTACTAGATGTACTACTATTTACATTATTATAGCTATGATATGGCATTTGCTGCTGCTGTTGCTGCTGCTGTGTGTTTATGTACGAACTTCGTTTACTCATTCGTAATGGGAcgctattattattactaatgctattattgctattttcattgattattgaatttaattgaGTATTTGTTTTGCCTTCCAACGCAACCAATGCTTCATCTCTGGCAAGATCTTTATACTTATCACTTATGTTCAGTTGCATCTTGTCAgaataatcaaataattgattCTTGGATTCTTTGTATAATCTTACCCAACTTGGCAAATCTAATTCAGAAATAGCCTCTTGACATTTCACATCCAAAAATGCATAACGACTATCTTCCAATTCCTTcatatctttatatttcttatgGAAATGATCCATTTTGTCATCAATACTTAAATGAtgttctttaattttttgtaattggtTGATTTGACTCttctttaattcttcaatttgttGTTTCAATTCAGTAACTTCGGAATTATAATGATTTCTATAATATTGTTGAGATTCAACAATTGCATCGTATTGAGCCTTGTACAATTCAGACTGTTCTTGTAATTGTGTTTCTTTAAGAGTGGATTGCTCAACATTAGATTTCAATGAagtattttcttttaacatttgatcgaatttttgttttaattcatttaattcatcttcagtatcttttaatttcctTGTTTTTCTACTCAACATCGAATTAAGATTCTCATTTTCATGTCTTAAAgatgtaatattttcatgGAATTGAGATTCCTTCTGTTGAGCAGCATCCAATTTTTCCAGCAGACTATGAGATTGGATGGTTAATTGTAGATTAGTGTTGGTCAATGTATCAATTTGGTCATGTAATGATTCGATCACCTTGGAAGACGAAGAAGAGATTCCTATCGATGGTGAAGCAGCAGCTTTACTGCTGTTATTCTTATTCACTTTTGGTGATCCATCAATACTTACCATGAAAATGTTATGACTTGGCGCAAGTTTACCTTGAGATAATCTTTTTGGGGTCATTGGACTATCTGTGGCAGATGTTAAAACGGAACGTGTAGGAGATCCAGACATGATAACGGGTGGAGTTGAAACTTGTAACATAAGAGCTTTCTATTTTGTTTTGCTTTGaacttttcttctttttttttttttcgtcTTTTTACtctaatttttgttttttagGGACAAACGATTTGTATTTTCTGTTTGTCAAGCTAATAAGagtatttctttttttatttgctttttttctttactCTAAgtgaaattcaaaaatataaaggaaaaaaaaccAGATTTTAATAGATCTTGAGATTTGATTTAGCtagtttgaaaaaaatattcgaTGGAGTTCGTTTAATTGACgtatattaaaaatgaataaataatattaagaaatttaGTACCTTTAATAtgtattttcttatttaaatataaggAACAAAGGATGATATCTTTCTATAGATCTTAACTGAGCAAAAAAATGATGTTAACTAATagaatcaaaaaaaaaataatttaaaaattaaaaattaaaaattaaaaattaaaaattaaaaattaaaaattaaaaattaataattcaattataacaaataaatatattaaatctattaaaCTAGTGATTTGTTCGAAATgcaattgataatttttacAACGAATCAGTTCTTTTTGACAGTATCAAAATGGAATCGTTGACCCATCGATCGAAAATGTAAATagtaattataataataataattaaaaaaaagtagcTAAGAAACGAATCATGAAAAGAAGCCTAGTTTTATTCTGATCTCTTcgtgttttttttgtttaccTTCATTTGTGCGGGTTTTACCAGATACGGAAATAAAACTTTCACATTGCCATGTCACAAATTCCGAAAAAAACTACAAAGCGCCAAAAATTAAAGTCCAAAATATTGACAAATCTGGAAAGTTTAAATGTTTGAATCAtgcatattttttaagCTGACAGTTAAATCTCTGCATATAGTGTTCCTTTATTGTTCTAGCTGTATCAGATCTATTCTAGGAAACGATCTTATGTTGTAAAATCTTgtgttttttgtttttttcctatttttcttttatttagtttaatcAGTATTTATTAAGCTTTAGCTTTATTCCCcatattattatgtttTATAACAAAATGTTGTGTAGATAAGAGTCTCAGGGTTTCATAGAGGAACAGCGCATACTTGATTAATGTGATAGATCAGattatcatatttattgaattagaattagatatttattatacaaaaatagaaataaaacaaaaggCAAGTaaatgatatatatatatatatatattattggtGATGATTATATATGTATGAGACAATTCGATGTCATATCAGAATGCAAACGTGCATAGGAGATTGTTCTAATTCTGATTTGTTATtgtatgattattatttattgaagcattatttttctttatttcattaatagaattatgAAGAAAGATTGTACGATTATGGCTTTATTATAACATGAGAGTCAAATTACATACCAAATTGTCTTGCCATTTCTTGCATCTTTGGGTCTtgcatcatcttcatcatgTCGTTCATATTTGGCATACCACCAGCGCTTCCCATTCCTGGCATACCACCGGCACCACCAAACATATTCATCATATTTTCCATCATACCTGGATTCTGCCTTAGTCTTTGTTGAGCTTGTTGCATCATTTGAGGAGATATCTTTGGCATCCCAGGTATATTTGGCATTCCACCCATACCTGGCATACCGCCCATACCTGGCATAGCGCCCATGCCTGGCATCCCACCAGCACCTTGGGCACCCTTTGCCATTCTTGCCATCATTT includes:
- the SHE3 gene encoding She3p (similar to Saccharomyces cerevisiae SHE3 (YBR130C); ancestral locus Anc_3.393), producing the protein MLQVSTPPVIMSGSPTRSVLTSATDSPMTPKRLSQGKLAPSHNIFMVSIDGSPKVNKNNSSKAAASPSIGISSSSSKVIESLHDQIDTLTNTNLQLTIQSHSLLEKLDAAQQKESQFHENITSLRHENENLNSMLSRKTRKLKDTEDELNELKQKFDQMLKENTSLKSNVEQSTLKETQLQEQSELYKAQYDAIVESQQYYRNHYNSEVTELKQQIEELKKSQINQLQKIKEHHLSIDDKMDHFHKKYKDMKELEDSRYAFLDVKCQEAISELDLPSWVRLYKESKNQLFDYSDKMQLNISDKYKDLARDEALVALEGKTNTQLNSIINENSNNSISNNNSVPLRMSKRSSYINTQQQQQQQQMPYHSYNNVNSSTSSNLTPTTSNSNNNGSIKRKSFYGGTMPVSNTQSTGSQGTLPGVKRSGSVRKASVNRRSLSAGDGPLSQQNQQRIPSQNFNSSMNPNVNGNGPYMRNQSQPISDK